Proteins from one Campylobacter concisus genomic window:
- a CDS encoding GDP-L-fucose synthase family protein, whose product MQKDSRILITGGNGLVGYALKKLLQEQGYSQIFTPTSREYNLANMEQTLKMFAELKPDYVFHNAARVYGIMGNMENKGLSYLDNVMINTNVVEASRIFNVKKIVAMGSGCVYPYPSPGLPLKEDMMWMGYPHDSEDSYAISKRAMYAQLCAYKKSYNTNFAFVISCNLYGPHDKFDENFGHVTPALISKFYRAYKNGDDIVVWGDGSAQRDFLFSYDAAQALINIMFNIDGAVNIGSSSVIKIKDIVDNLADITGLHCKVKWDSTKPNGQDYRAYDLTKLKSTGFEPKYDLYKGLKITWDWFCENIQNIRR is encoded by the coding sequence ATGCAAAAAGATTCTAGAATTTTGATTACTGGCGGCAATGGCTTGGTTGGATATGCCTTAAAAAAATTATTGCAAGAACAAGGATATTCGCAGATATTTACACCAACGAGCAGAGAGTATAATCTAGCAAATATGGAACAAACGTTAAAAATGTTTGCAGAATTGAAACCAGATTATGTTTTCCATAATGCGGCTAGAGTATATGGTATAATGGGAAATATGGAAAATAAGGGATTATCTTATCTTGATAATGTTATGATAAATACTAATGTTGTCGAGGCTAGTAGGATTTTTAATGTTAAAAAAATAGTAGCGATGGGCTCTGGATGTGTTTACCCATACCCGTCTCCTGGGTTACCGCTAAAAGAAGATATGATGTGGATGGGGTATCCGCATGATTCTGAGGACTCTTATGCTATTTCAAAAAGAGCTATGTACGCACAGTTGTGTGCCTATAAAAAGAGTTATAATACCAATTTTGCTTTTGTTATTAGTTGTAATTTGTATGGTCCTCATGATAAATTTGATGAAAATTTCGGACATGTTACGCCGGCTTTGATTAGTAAATTTTATAGAGCTTATAAAAATGGTGATGATATTGTTGTTTGGGGCGACGGATCGGCTCAAAGGGATTTTTTATTTTCCTATGATGCTGCACAAGCACTTATAAATATAATGTTTAATATAGACGGTGCTGTGAATATTGGTAGTAGTAGCGTTATAAAAATAAAGGATATAGTGGATAATTTAGCAGATATAACCGGACTTCATTGTAAGGTCAAATGGGACAGTACGAAGCCTAATGGACAAGATTATCGTGCATATGATTTAACTAAACTAAAATCAACTGGTTTTGAGCCAAAATATGATCTTTATAAAGGTCTAAAAATTACCTGGGATTGGTTTTGTGAAAATATTCAAAATATAAGAAGATGA